The Syntrophobacterales bacterium genome segment GCGGTATCGACTGCCGTCTTGATCGTCAACAGATGGTCGATCATCTGTTTGGCCCACTTCTGGTTCTGTTCCTCCCACAGAAAAATCAGTTCGCGCAATAGGTGCGCGTTACAGAAAGCGTGGTTGCAGTCGTACTTGATGTAGGCGTCCCGGAAGTCGTGTACGGCGCAGCCCCTAAAGTCGGGGAGGATGTCGGCGGCGTTCATGGCTTCGCGCCCGCGCCGCTTGTGCGCAAAGTACCAGGTGAGCCAGCGGGTCGATACGGTGTGCAGCCAGTGCAGGCTGCCGATGGCGCGCATGCCGGTCTCGTCGAAGCCGGCCACCTCGGCCTTGGCCGCCAGATCGCGGATCAGTGTATCGACCGGTTCGAGCCGCCGGGAGCAATCGGCGCCGAAGTTTGCCAAAGCGCCCTCACTGAAGCTCTCGCAACCGAAGAGGTCGCGCATGATCTCGGTAAGCCGGTCGGAGGGCAGCAACTGGTAGTCGCGCAGATAGACGGCCGCGCTCTTGACGCGGGGACCATACTGCACGGGGGCTGCGGCTTCCGGCGGGAATGCCGCACGGTTGATGCAGCCGCAGGCGCAGGTTTTGACTTCAGCTTGGTGCTCGGTGACCCATAGCTTCGGCTTAAGGCAGATCAAAGACCTGCCGGCGCTCGACACGGTCCGGAGCCTGTTTCACCAAGGAACGTCCGCAGCCCGAGCAGCGCTCGATTGAGTGACGCACTGTAATATCCGGCATTGCCGCCATGCGCAACGTCTTGCCCGGATGTCCGGGTTGGCCGCCGGTGGGCCGATTACTGGGCGGGCGCAAACTCTTGGGCTTGGGTTTGCAAAGGCCGTCGGAGGACGGCGGCTTGCTGCTGTTGTGTGAGTCCTTCGCGACTTTCTCCTTGAGCGCCTGGAGTTCATCGCGAAGCGATTGGCAGTCGCGGCGCAGGGCGGCGTTCTCCGCTTTCAGCGTGGCGACCTCCGCCTTCAACTGGTCCAGTTCGCGTGAGAACTCGCAGAGCAATCGCGCCGCCGCTTCGGGATCGGTTCGGCAGACCGTCAGTGCCTGTTCGTAGCCGATCATGCGCTTAACTCCCGCCGGAAGTCCGGGCTGAGCGGATAGAGATACACGTCCTTGACCGGAGCGCGGAGGCAATGGTTGCGATCGTTACGGGTGCGTCCCTGCGTCGAGCCGAGCCGCAACCAGTTGGCCGCCCGGTAGCAGGTTCCCTTGAAACGATCGCTCTCCACGAAGGTTTCCAGCACATGCACTGGATGCCCATATTTGGCCTGCCAGTCGGCGCGAATGCGTCTTGCCAAAGTCGCGAGCAGGTGGCTGGCCAAGTGCGGCACGGTGACCCGGGGCAACACCAAAAAGCGCGTGTTGTTCGTCAGAAAACCAAGGTTCGCCTCTCGTCTGCCGCGATCCCAGCCGATCCAGGCATCGCGCGCCCCGCACTTCCACGCCGCCGAGCCGAACAGCGCACAGCCCACCGGCCGTCCCGTGCAGTCGCGCGCCAGATACCGGATGTTCTCGCCTACCGTGTTGCGATGGCCGAGATAGTGATAACGGCTCAATAGGCAGTTGAACAACCGCAGGTCTTCCGATCCAGGCTCGACGATGCTCACGTCCAGAGGCCTTAGATCGCGCAATGCGCAACGGATCGAATCGGTTGCGTGAGCCACAAGGGGTGGGGTGCGGTTACGCAACCCGTTGGATGAAAGGCCCCGCCGCTTAGGAAGTTGGATGAGCCCGGCGCGTTCAAGCTTCAGCAGCAGTGTGCGGGCCGCCATATCTTTGAATCGGCCCTGTGCATTTTGCCAGCCCCAGCGCCGGCAAAGCTCCTCGCTGATCCGCGTTCGGCACCACTCCCCGTGTTCCGCCAGGAGAGATCGAATCAGCCCGATGTCTTCGGCGTGTAATTCCCGTCCTTGAATGATCATGCATTCTGCCATGGCTCATAGACTACAACATTCCTTCGCTTGAGTCCAGCAGAAATTAATTTTATTTTTTGCATGTATTCACGGGGGAAGTATACTACTCGCCAGTCAACGGTGGCTCCATGGTGCGGCTACCTGAGTAGTTAAAATTAAAGAGCCAAAAAAATTGACTTGACAAAGATATAATGTTTTGTTATCGTCTCGTCACCTGTTCATAACAAAAGCTCAATAAAAAATTGATGCTCTCGTCAAAAGTAACGAGAGCCGCCTTTTTTTGGTCGTGTGAAAAAAACGACCTCCATAATTGCCCTACAATCGACTTTTTCATACTTGTGAATGGTTTGATGACCCCTGAAAAAATCGTTTTTTACGAATCAGCGACTTTTGACGAGTTCATCAAAAATTGATCATAGAAATAAATTACAAAAAGCACCATATTTACTCCCCGTTATTCGCCCGGAACCGGCGAGGTTGATGGTGCGCCTGCCAAAGGTTATAACTTCTTTGACGGACGCGAAGGTTTCAGAAGGAGATTCTTAAAATGGCCCTTACCGATGACTTTCAATTAAAAGTAGATAACATTTCTATAGCCTTTGGAGGCGTTCAGGCCCTGTCGGATATAAGCTTTGGAGTAAAGAAAGGGGAGATCTTTTCCATCATCGGCCCCAACGGCGCAGGAAAAACCGTTTTGCTTAACTGTATTAACGGCCTTTATCATCCTCAAAAGGGACAAATCTACTTTGAAGGCAAGGAAATCACCAAGTTACAACCCCATAAGAGAGCGGAAATGGGGATATCCCGGACGTTTCAGAAAATTGAACTCTTCAAGGGAACGACAGTGCTCGATAATATTCGCCTTGGTCGCCATATTCATCTAAAATCAGGACTGATCAGTGGTTCCATCTATGTGGGAAAGACGGCACGGGAAGAAATTGAACATCGGGATTTCATAGAAAGGGAGATCATCGACCTTCTTGAGATTGAACATATCAGGGACAGGGTCGTAGGGATGCTTCCTTATGGGCTTCAGAAGCGAGTTGAGCTGGCAAGGGCGCTGGCTCTCAATCCGAAGATCATTCTCTTAGATGAGCCTCTTGCCGGGTTAAACCTGGAAGAAGTGGAGGATATGGCTCGCTTTATTTTGGACATCAATGAAGAGAAACGCTGGCAGACGACCTGTGTTTTGGTTGAACACGACATGGGGGTCGTGATGGATATCTCCGGTCGTGTCATGTCTCTTAACTTTGGCGAGAAGATCGCGGAAGGAACCCCTGCCGAGATACAGAGCAACCCCAGTGTGATCAAGGCTTATCTGGGTGAAGTGGAGGACCTCTATGCTACACGCCGATAGTGTAAAAGAAATAGAAATTACCACAGATTCCACTATTCCAAAGTTCTGGCTGCAGACAGCTAAAAAATATTGGGACAAAAAAGTGGCAATGCGGGAAAAGGAATTTGGAATCTGGATCCCCATCACCTGGAAGCAATACTACGAAAATGTGAAGAAAATTGCATTAGGAATGGTTTCTTTAGGGTTGGAGAGAGGGGACAAGGTTGCGATAATAGGCGATAATCGCCCGGAGGCGCTCTGGGCCGAAATAGCCACTATGTGCGTAGGGGGAGTAGGAGTATGGTTATTCCAGGATTCGCTGATTGACGAGGTGCAATATATCGTTGATCACTCCGATGCCAAACTGATCATAGGTGAAGGTCAGGAAGAGGTTGATAAATCTCTCAACATTAAAGATAAGTGTCCCAAGCTCATAAAAGTGATTTGGGATGACCCAAAAGGGATGAGGGATTATGATGATCCTGTTCTTCTCAACCTTAAAGAAGTTATGAAGATCGGAGAAGAAATGGACAGGAAGGAGCCCGGCCTCTTTGAAGATTTGATCTCAAAGGGAAAGGCGGATGATACCTGTCTTTTATTTTACACCTCGGGGACAACATCCCTCCCCAAAGGCGCGCTTCTCAGCCATTATAACATGTTAACCATGGGTCAAAATCTGATGAGGGTGGACCCCTATTTTGAATCCGATGACTTTGTCTCCTACCTTCCTTTTGCGTGGATTGGAGAACAGATGATGTCCATCTCCTGTGGAATTCTGGCTGGATTTACGCTTAATTTTCCGGAGGAGCCTGAGACCGCTCAGGAAAATATTCGTGAAATCGGCCCCCATATGATGTTCGCCCCCCCTCGCATTTATGAACAGATGGTGAGAAACGTCCAGGTCAAATATCTCGATGCCTCATTCTCCAAGAGAACGGCTTACAAATTGGCGATGAAAATCGGCTACTATGTCGCCGAATTGGAGTTTATGAAAAAGCCGGCCCCTTGGTACTGGAAGGCTCTTGATTATCTTGCCTATTGGACTGTCCATAAAAAGTTGAAAGATCACCTGGGGCTATCAAGGATAAGGGATGCTTACACCGGAGGGGCAGCAATGGGACCTGACCATTTCCGCTTCTTCCATGCCATCGGGGTAAACCTCAAGCAGATCTACGGTCAGACGGAAATTGCCGGAATTTCGGTTGTTCATCGCGATGGCGATATCAAATTTGACACGGTGGGTGTCCCGATTCCCGGGACTGAGGTGAAAATCACTCCGGAAGGCGAGATCATTTCTAGAGGTTCTTCCGTTTTTCAGGGATATTACAAGAATCCGGAGGCGACGGCAAAAACACTGCAAGACGGGTGGCTTTATTCGGGGGATACCGGCTTCATTGATGCCGATGGCCATCTGGTTGTCTTTGACCGGACGAAGGATGTGATGATCTTAAACGATGGAACAAATTTTTCTCCGCAGTACTTAGAGACGCGGCTCAAATTCAGTCCTTATATTAAGAATGTTTGGGCGATTGGTGACAAAAAACCCTATGTCGCCATTGTAATTTGCATTGATTACAATGTGGTGGGCAAATGGGCGGAGGCCGGGAATCTCACTTATACCAGTTATTCGGAGCTTTCCCAGATGCCCGAGGTTTATGAATTGGTAAAAAAAGAGATTATTCAATCGAACAAAGATTTGCCCCCTGTGGCGAAAGTAAAAAAATTTGTCAATCTTTACAAGGAATTTGACGCCGATGATGATGAACTGACCCGAACAAGCAAGTTAAGACGGGAATTTGTCGTAGAACGATATAAGGATATTGTTAACGGTCTCTATTCCGGTGTGCAAAGTATCCATATGGACACGGATATCACGTACGAGGATGGGCGGGTCGTTCACATTAAGACCGATCTTAAAGCACTGGATGTATAGTGACAAAAATACAGGGTTTGGAGTTATCGGAAGCAAACGTTTAAGTAATCACAGCTCAAGAAGACTTAGACTGTTGAACCGCAGGATTCCGTACCCTTCAAAGGGGAGGTTTTTATGGAGCTTTTCGTGATGAGCTTGATCAACGGCATCATGGTCGGGGGTGTTTACGCCCTGGTCGCATTAGGATGGGTCCTCATCTATAAATGTTCCGGGGTCTTGAATCTGGCCATGGGCGAGTTGACGCTGATCGGCGCCTATGTCACGTTGACCTTTTACCAGATCGGCGTTCCATTTGTGTTGGCCATAATCATCACTCTTTTCATCGGGATCATCCTCGGCATCCTCGTGGAAAGAATCTTTCTTGACAGACTGATCGGGGAACCGATCCTGGCCGTGCTGATGGTGACCGTAGGTCTCTCCTTCTTCTTTAAAGGGATCATAGAATTCATCTGGGAGGCCAAGACACGGGCCTTTACCCCTCCTGTCTTTTCTCTTGAGCCCATCGAGATAGGCTTTATTAAAATCTCCAGTGTTTATCTCTGGTCGTTCATTCTGGCCATCGTGCTGTTTCTTTTGTTTTCCGCATTCTTCAAATATTCACACTGGGGCCTGGCCATGCAGGCCACCGCCGACGACGAGACGGCCGCGCTCTCGGTCGGCGTAAGCGCCCGGTTCGTTTATGCCGCGGCCTGGGCGATCGCCTTTATGTCCGCGGGAGTCGGCGGCGCGCTTCTTGGAAATATCAACGGGGTCAATATTTCCACCGGGTATCTCGGTTTGCTTGTCCTGCCGGCGGTCGTTCTGGGAGGTCTTAATTCCATCCCCGGAGCCGTCTTAGGAGGAATTACGATCGGCGTGCTCCAGAATCTATCCGGGACTTACCTTGACCAGTATTTTCCCGGAGGAGTCAAAGAAGTTTTCCCCTTTGCCTTCATGGTGGTTTTTATGTTGTTCAAACCTTATGGATTCTGGGGCTGGGAACGCATTGAAAGAATGTAGATAACTACTTTGCAACACAGGAGGCTTTCTCATGTCTAACGTCTGGCTGCCTTGCGGCCTTTACCATCAAAAATATTCCGAGGATCATGGTTGGTGGCAGACTCCGGTGATCAAGGGGAAAATGATTCTCCTTCTGGCGCTTGTGTTTATTATATTTCCGTTAACCTTAACCGGATACTGGTTCGGCGTGGCCAACATGATAGGGTACACGGCCATGGGAGCCCTTGGCGTGCAAATATTGATAGGCTATGCCGGCCTGGTCACCCTTGGACATGCCGCATTTATTGCCGTGGGAGCTTATACAAGCACGCTCTTGATTCTTCAATTTCCCTGGCCTCAAATCCTTGTCGACTGGGGACTTGCCTATCCAATCAGTATTATCATTGCGGGCATCTTGGCCGGCCTCTGGAGCGTGCTGTTCGGTCTTCCCTCGGCCAAGGTTAAAGGTTTTTACCTCATCCTGACCACCATGGCAGCGCAGTTCATTACTGTTGATTTTCTCATCACGCAATATGTCAGTCAGATCGGCGGGCGAGGACAGGCCTTCTCCCTGCCTCCCGGGACGATCAAGATCGGGCCGTGGGTCATTGACAGCGAATTAAAGACCTATTTTTTAATGGCTGTCCTGCTCACCCTCAGTGTCATGATCTTCGCCAACCTCCTTCGTTCAAAGGTAGGAAGGGCATGGATTGCCATCCGGGACAATGACATTGCCGCCGAAACGATGGGAATAAACATCATCTGGTATAAACTGCTCAATTTTTTTGTGGCAGGATTTATTGCCGGCCTTGCCGGAGCCTTCTGGGTCAGCAATACCGCCGCCCTCAGTCCGGAACATTTCCCCTGGTTTTGGTCCCTCTGGCTGGTAGGCGTTATTCTCATCGGCGGAGTGGGGTCCATCCACGGGGTCATTTTCGGCTCCGTATTCATGGTGTTGATCATGGAATTCATCCAATACGGTGTGATGTTGTTAGGCGATGTTTATCCGGACCTCATGATTAAATTTCTCTATATCAAGGAATCGGTTTTTGGCTTGGCCATCTGCGTCTTTTTGATCTTCCAACCAAGAGGTCTCAGTTACCGCTGGTGGCAAATCAAAAACTATTTTAATTTGTGGCCGTTTTCTTATTGACGTACCATGCCTGTATGCTGAAATGCTGGCGTTTCGGTGCGCAGGCTTATCCGATATCCGTGACCGTGAGAATTTTGCGGACGGAATTCATGCCTGTGGCAGACAGCGCGAAGGGCGCGGTTGAAAAAGGGGGTGGTTACGTCCTCGGATAGTGGGAGCAAGGGAGGAATTATCTGTTATGTTTAGTTTTATACTATATTTATGGAGGTGAGCGATGAGAAACAAAATTAAATTCTTTACAGTTGTTTTGGCATTCCTGACCATGAGCTTTTTTGTTTCATCACTATTGGCCCAGGAAATAAAAATAAAAATCGGCGGTCTGACGGATTGCACCGGCGCGACTTCAGACGTGGGCAAGGACTATGCCCTTGGTTTGGCGGAAGCATTTAATTATGTTAATAATACGGGCGGAATTAACGGAAAAAAGATTAAATACACCTGGTTTGACTACGGCTATCGTATCCCGGAGGCTATTACAAAGTATAACTTCCTCAAACGGATGGGGGTAATTGCTATCGAGGGATGGGGAACGGGCGATACGGAGGCCCTTTCACCAACGGTTTTCAAAGATAAGATCCCCTATGTGTCCGCGTCTTTTTCGGCCCATCTCAACAATCCGGCCAAGACAGGCTATAATCTGTTTTTTGCGCCGGACTATTCTACTCAGGCGCGCGCCGCGCTGACCGCATGGTTTGAGACAAGATGGCCCAAAAATAAGGATTACGGGAAGAGGAAGCCACGGTTTGCCTGTGTATACGCTTTCCCCGCCCCTTATTCAAGCGCCCCTATAAAGGCAATCAAGAATCAGGCTGCGCTGCTCGGTTTTGAGCTGGGCGATGATCAGGATGTCGCTCTTACCTCCATGGATTCGAAGAGCCAGATCATGGCGCTCAAGAAGTTTAAACCAGATGTTTTATGGCACGGAAACACAACCATGTGCGTTGCGTCTACAATGAGAGATGCGTATGCCCTTGGGCTCGGAGCTGACTGGCTGGTAAACTACTGGGGATATGATGAAAATTTATATAAATTGGCGGGCAAGGCCGCTGAAGGGGCAATGTGCGCCGGCCCGGCTTACTTCTTTGGAGATAACCGGGGACAGATGAAGCTTGTTCATGATTATGCGGCAAAATACAACCCCGGAATCCCTGCTAAAGACCGCCTCAAATTTACGGTAACGGCGTGGGCCAATGTGCTGTTGCTGCGGGAAGCGCTTACCAGGGCGGATAAAGCGGGAGATTTGACCGGCCCCGGCATCTTGCATAAAGGTTTTGAGACCATGAAAGATTACCAAATTCTTGACGGAGGCCTCGGCACCAGCCCGGTCACCTTCACGTCAACCGACCACCGCACAACCGGCGTTGTTCCGGTATATGAACTCAGATCAGGAAATTTCAACTATGTTACAACGATAGATGTCAAATCGCGCTGGCCTGAAAAATGGGCGAAGGAATGGTTCGGTTGGTAAAAAAGGGGTAACGTGATGGAAAAAGTGGAATCTATTCTGAAGTTGAATAATGTCGAGGTCAAATACCAGGAGGTGATCCTTGTCCTGAAGGGGGTCTCTTTAGAGATCCCTGAAGGGGGCATTATTGCCCTTTTGGGTGCAAACGGGGCCGGTAAAAGCACGACGCTCAAGGCCATTTCCGGTCTTCTTAAGGTGGAAGTCGGAGCAGTCACCGATGGCTCCATCGAGTTTAAAGGAGAGCGCATCCATAAAAAATCCGCGATGGAGATTTCCAAGAGGGGCATCATTCAGGTCATCGAAGGCCGCAAGGTTTTTGAACATCTGACCGTAGAAGAGAATCTTAAAGTCGGGGCTCATCTGAGAAAAATCGGCTCGACGAAGGAAGGCCTGGAAATGGTCTATCACTACTTCCCCCGACTAAAGCAAAAGCGTAGTGAAGTGGCCGGTTATATCAGCGGCGGAGAACAACAGATGACGGTCATTGGACGGGCTTTGATGGCGCAACCTCAATTAATGCTTCTCGATGAGCCTTCTATGGGTCTCGCTCCTCTGCTTATTAAAGAGATCTTCGATATTATCACGAAGCTCAATCATGAAGAGAAGATCCCTATCCTGCTTGTAGAACAGAATGTAAAATTGGCCCTGACCGTGGCGCCTTACGCTTACGTCCTGGAAAACGGCAGGCTTGTGATGCATGATACTTCAGAAAAACTGAAAGAGAACCCGGACATTCGAGACTTCTATTTAGGTCTCTCCGACGTCGGAGAGAGAAAGAGTTTTCGTAATGTCAAGCATTACAAAAGAAGGAAAAGATGGCTAACATGATACCGCGACCCTGTTGCCTTTCGCAAACAGGTGTAATTTGCCACCATACGGACACGCGACGCGCAGAGCGGCCACGTTTTTCTTAAGCAATGGAAGGAGGTTTAATAATGAAAAGAGTATTAATGATTGCCTATATTTTTGCGATAGGATTGTTTTTGGTTTCGTGTGCAGGAATACCGACAAAACCTACCGAGGCGAATTTTAAGGCGCCGGTGATAGCCCTTGAATCAGCGCAGGTAACCCAATATAACGGCTATTGGTATTACGGGGGCGCTATAACTCCAACAAAAGGCAAGGCGGGCGCGAACAGCGCGGTGCTTCCACTGGCTTTCCTCTTTAACATCACAAATCCCAACGATTATCCGGTTAAATTGGATGGTTTCGGATTTACAGTTGTCTTTGATGGTTTTGATGTAAATATGGTCAATTCTTTTGACACCCAGTGGATTCCCGCCGGAAAAACCAATCAACTCACAGTCATGTCAATACTCGATGTCCACCAGGGGCTTTTAGGCCTTCTGCTTCCGAATGCCGAGAAGGTCAAGGAGCGAAAAACTAACCCCTGGGCCCTTCTTGAAGAATGGTGGACGGGAATTCCGAATAACACCGTTCCCATAGAAGTCTACAAGGGATCTGCAACCTTCACCGCCGACGGCGTGCAGAAAGTGGTTCCCTTCGCTGCCAAGGTTGCCAAATGAAACAAGCTCTCTCATCCCTTCTTCCTCTTTTTTGGATAACAGAGGGAAGAAGGGATGAGGAGGACTGTGTTCAGAATTCCAGGGGTGATGGATCCGTGAGACTTTTGCAATTACCTCTTGACAAAGAAATAATGTTTTGTTAGGATCAAGAACAAACCTTTTAAAATACATTATACAGAGCCAATTGCAAAACTACAAATTCAATGAACTCGTAATAAGTCTGAAAACGACGCTTTTTCGAAATTCGCACTATGTAATTATCGTAAGTTACGGAGTTTGATTTGGTAAATTCTGACTTTTGACGAGATCATCAAAATTGACTCACATAGCAACCACTTGAATGTAAAAAGAATGCCCCCAAAGGATAGCTTTCATGAATTGGAAATTAACGTCGACGACATTGTTTTGTGACAAAGTGAAGAGGTGGGTTCCCATCATTGTTTACGGGGGTGGAAAGACCCGTTGCGGTTATTATCAAAGACATCAGGTCGTTACCAAAGAAAATCCCGGCGCGTTTCCATGCCAGGGGCCAGAAGAATGCGAATTATGCAAGGCCTATAAGGAGGACGTTTTTTCCCGGCGGGAATGACTCAGGAATAAACAGATAGATCGTTTTGGTTTTTAATCGTGCAGGCAAGACGCAAACCAAATGAAGGAGGGAGATATGAAAAGGAAAGCTATAATTTCATTGTTAAGTGTCATGTTTTTTGCGACAGGATTGATTTTGGTTTCGTGTGCAGGAGTACAGACAAAAGGTGCCACTGCCACCAAAATTCAACCTGTTTCAGTGGTTGTTGAAAGCGTTGCCAGGCTGAACGACACAGCGCCGAAACCACCTTACCAGAAATGGGACACTCTCGTTTTCGAGG includes the following:
- a CDS encoding DUF4338 domain-containing protein; the protein is MIIQGRELHAEDIGLIRSLLAEHGEWCRTRISEELCRRWGWQNAQGRFKDMAARTLLLKLERAGLIQLPKRRGLSSNGLRNRTPPLVAHATDSIRCALRDLRPLDVSIVEPGSEDLRLFNCLLSRYHYLGHRNTVGENIRYLARDCTGRPVGCALFGSAAWKCGARDAWIGWDRGRREANLGFLTNNTRFLVLPRVTVPHLASHLLATLARRIRADWQAKYGHPVHVLETFVESDRFKGTCYRAANWLRLGSTQGRTRNDRNHCLRAPVKDVYLYPLSPDFRRELSA
- a CDS encoding ABC transporter ATP-binding protein, yielding MALTDDFQLKVDNISIAFGGVQALSDISFGVKKGEIFSIIGPNGAGKTVLLNCINGLYHPQKGQIYFEGKEITKLQPHKRAEMGISRTFQKIELFKGTTVLDNIRLGRHIHLKSGLISGSIYVGKTAREEIEHRDFIEREIIDLLEIEHIRDRVVGMLPYGLQKRVELARALALNPKIILLDEPLAGLNLEEVEDMARFILDINEEKRWQTTCVLVEHDMGVVMDISGRVMSLNFGEKIAEGTPAEIQSNPSVIKAYLGEVEDLYATRR
- a CDS encoding branched-chain amino acid ABC transporter permease; translated protein: MELFVMSLINGIMVGGVYALVALGWVLIYKCSGVLNLAMGELTLIGAYVTLTFYQIGVPFVLAIIITLFIGIILGILVERIFLDRLIGEPILAVLMVTVGLSFFFKGIIEFIWEAKTRAFTPPVFSLEPIEIGFIKISSVYLWSFILAIVLFLLFSAFFKYSHWGLAMQATADDETAALSVGVSARFVYAAAWAIAFMSAGVGGALLGNINGVNISTGYLGLLVLPAVVLGGLNSIPGAVLGGITIGVLQNLSGTYLDQYFPGGVKEVFPFAFMVVFMLFKPYGFWGWERIERM
- a CDS encoding ABC transporter ATP-binding protein; this translates as MEKVESILKLNNVEVKYQEVILVLKGVSLEIPEGGIIALLGANGAGKSTTLKAISGLLKVEVGAVTDGSIEFKGERIHKKSAMEISKRGIIQVIEGRKVFEHLTVEENLKVGAHLRKIGSTKEGLEMVYHYFPRLKQKRSEVAGYISGGEQQMTVIGRALMAQPQLMLLDEPSMGLAPLLIKEIFDIITKLNHEEKIPILLVEQNVKLALTVAPYAYVLENGRLVMHDTSEKLKENPDIRDFYLGLSDVGERKSFRNVKHYKRRKRWLT
- a CDS encoding ABC transporter substrate-binding protein, producing the protein MRNKIKFFTVVLAFLTMSFFVSSLLAQEIKIKIGGLTDCTGATSDVGKDYALGLAEAFNYVNNTGGINGKKIKYTWFDYGYRIPEAITKYNFLKRMGVIAIEGWGTGDTEALSPTVFKDKIPYVSASFSAHLNNPAKTGYNLFFAPDYSTQARAALTAWFETRWPKNKDYGKRKPRFACVYAFPAPYSSAPIKAIKNQAALLGFELGDDQDVALTSMDSKSQIMALKKFKPDVLWHGNTTMCVASTMRDAYALGLGADWLVNYWGYDENLYKLAGKAAEGAMCAGPAYFFGDNRGQMKLVHDYAAKYNPGIPAKDRLKFTVTAWANVLLLREALTRADKAGDLTGPGILHKGFETMKDYQILDGGLGTSPVTFTSTDHRTTGVVPVYELRSGNFNYVTTIDVKSRWPEKWAKEWFGW
- a CDS encoding transposase — encoded protein: MICLKPKLWVTEHQAEVKTCACGCINRAAFPPEAAAPVQYGPRVKSAAVYLRDYQLLPSDRLTEIMRDLFGCESFSEGALANFGADCSRRLEPVDTLIRDLAAKAEVAGFDETGMRAIGSLHWLHTVSTRWLTWYFAHKRRGREAMNAADILPDFRGCAVHDFRDAYIKYDCNHAFCNAHLLRELIFLWEEQNQKWAKQMIDHLLTIKTAVDTA
- a CDS encoding branched-chain amino acid ABC transporter permease — its product is MSNVWLPCGLYHQKYSEDHGWWQTPVIKGKMILLLALVFIIFPLTLTGYWFGVANMIGYTAMGALGVQILIGYAGLVTLGHAAFIAVGAYTSTLLILQFPWPQILVDWGLAYPISIIIAGILAGLWSVLFGLPSAKVKGFYLILTTMAAQFITVDFLITQYVSQIGGRGQAFSLPPGTIKIGPWVIDSELKTYFLMAVLLTLSVMIFANLLRSKVGRAWIAIRDNDIAAETMGINIIWYKLLNFFVAGFIAGLAGAFWVSNTAALSPEHFPWFWSLWLVGVILIGGVGSIHGVIFGSVFMVLIMEFIQYGVMLLGDVYPDLMIKFLYIKESVFGLAICVFLIFQPRGLSYRWWQIKNYFNLWPFSY
- a CDS encoding AMP-binding protein; this encodes MLHADSVKEIEITTDSTIPKFWLQTAKKYWDKKVAMREKEFGIWIPITWKQYYENVKKIALGMVSLGLERGDKVAIIGDNRPEALWAEIATMCVGGVGVWLFQDSLIDEVQYIVDHSDAKLIIGEGQEEVDKSLNIKDKCPKLIKVIWDDPKGMRDYDDPVLLNLKEVMKIGEEMDRKEPGLFEDLISKGKADDTCLLFYTSGTTSLPKGALLSHYNMLTMGQNLMRVDPYFESDDFVSYLPFAWIGEQMMSISCGILAGFTLNFPEEPETAQENIREIGPHMMFAPPRIYEQMVRNVQVKYLDASFSKRTAYKLAMKIGYYVAELEFMKKPAPWYWKALDYLAYWTVHKKLKDHLGLSRIRDAYTGGAAMGPDHFRFFHAIGVNLKQIYGQTEIAGISVVHRDGDIKFDTVGVPIPGTEVKITPEGEIISRGSSVFQGYYKNPEATAKTLQDGWLYSGDTGFIDADGHLVVFDRTKDVMILNDGTNFSPQYLETRLKFSPYIKNVWAIGDKKPYVAIVICIDYNVVGKWAEAGNLTYTSYSELSQMPEVYELVKKEIIQSNKDLPPVAKVKKFVNLYKEFDADDDELTRTSKLRREFVVERYKDIVNGLYSGVQSIHMDTDITYEDGRVVHIKTDLKALDV